The genomic region TATTAAAGCTTCTCCGACTGGTACTTCCATGATACGACCAGTTCGTTTCACCTCATCGCCTTCTTTAATGTCATCGAAAGGTCCTAAGATTACGACACCTACATTCGTTTCTTCTAAGTTTTGTGCCAATCCTAGAACACCATTATGGAATTCTAATAATTCTCCAGCCATTACATCATTTAATCCGTGAACTAATGCAATACCGTCACCAATTTGAATAACTGTACCAACATCTGTTACAGACATTTCAGACTCATAGTTTTCGATTTGTGAACGAAGTAATGCACTAATTTCTTCAGCTTTTATGGCCATCTATGTCACTCCTCTTTATCATCGTAATTAATGTGCTCGATTAAACTTTCTAACGAGCTGATTTAAATCATTTTGGATACTACCATCATAAACTTTTGTACCGATTTTTACGCGTATACCACCAATAAGTGCCTCATTTACATTGGGATGTAAAATTAAGTCTTTCAAGCCGATACGATTGATTAAAGCTTCTTTAACTTGAATTAATTCATCTTCAGTTAGCGGTTGCGCCATTTCAAGGTATGCTTCTGCTAAGCCGTGATGCATATTATAACTCTCTTTAAACGCTTCGTATATTTCATCAATTAATCGGAAATTGCGATGTCCTGCGACAACTTTTAATGTATTAAATAAAAACGGATTAACACCTTTAAAGACCTTATCAACTAATTTATGACGATCATTAATTGTCACTTTAGGCTCATGATCAATTTGTTTAAGATAATTCATTTGATCTTCAAGTGCAGCATAGACTTCTGTAAAATCTGTGTACACTTCTTCTACCACATTATGTTTGGTAGAGACTTCAAAAAGTGCTTGGGCATATTTACGAGCAACATCAGCCATTACTTATCCCCTACCTCTTTAATGTACTTCTCTACTAATGCTTTTTGGTCTTGTTCAGAGATTTCTTTACGCAATACTTTAGATGCAATCAGTACAGAAAGCTCAGATACTTGGTTATTAATTTCAGCTAATGCACGCTCTTTTTCACTTTTAATTTCACTTTGCGCTGTTTCAATCATGCCATTTGCACGTTGATTTGCTTCATGAATAATTTCTTCTTGCTGACGACGTGCTTGAATTTTAGCATCTTCAATAATTTTATGAACTTCTTCTTGTGTTTCTTTTAATTTTTGTCTATTTTCTTCTTCTAATCGTTGCGCATTCAGTTTTGCGTGTTCAGCTTCGTCAATGTCGCTGTTAATTGAACGCTCACGATCATCCATGACTTTTTTTAGTGGTCCCCACGCGAACTTTCTAAGTAGTAGTAGTAGAATGATAAAAGTAGCCATTGTTACGACGATATCCCCTATATTTACACCACTACCAGCCGCAAAGGTAAATAAGTTAGCAGTCACTTTGTTGTACACTCCTTTCAATCATTTCATCTTTATAACTTAATATAATGGAGTTACATTGATTCACATTGTACTCCCGTGAAAATAACTAAAGATTGAAAAGCCAATCATCGCTTTATTAAAATTCAGTCATCTCATTTAAAAACAGTATAATGATTATAAAGGGACAGGATAAACGCTTATCCCGACCCTTCGACAATTGTCAGTTCTATGTAAAATGAACAGCCAATGCCTCATTCAATTACAACATTTGCTTTAGATTGATAAATCTAAACTACATAAATAATACGATAAATGTGATAACTACACCGATGATAGGAAGTGCTTCAACTAAACCGATACCAATAAACATGATTGACATTAATTGTGTACGAGCTTCTGGTTGACGTGCTACACCTTCAACTGTTCTAGAAACAATAAGACCGTTACCAATACCTGCCCCAAGAGCTGATAAACCTATTGCGATTGCTGCTGCGATTAAATTCATTTATAAATCCTCCTAGTAATTTTTAAATTAATTTTATAATTAATGGTCAGACACTTTATGTGACATATAAACCATTGTTAACATAATGAAAATATAGGCCTGGATTGAACCTACAAAGATTGAGAAACCTTGCCAGATGATTAAACCTGGAACACCAATTATCCAGCCAAATAATGTATGCGTTGTTACCCCTGCTAATAAACCAATCAATATCTCACCTGCATAAATGTTACCGTATAAACGTAGTCCTAACGTTAATGTTGATGCAAATTCCTCAAATATATTGATTGGAAGCAAGGCAACATATGGCTTTGCAAAACCTTTCATATAGTTTTTGCCACCGCGCATCTTAACACCATAATAATGTGTCAAAATAATCATTAATGTTGCTAAAGTTAACGTGACATGTGCATCGGCAGTTGGAGATTTCCACCATAAATAATGATGGTTTACAAACTGTAGTGGTAAACCTAACATATTGGCTACGAAGATAAATAATATCAGGGTAACTGCTAAAAAGTGAAATTGCCCACCTTTCGACCAAGCCATATTACTTTCAATAATACCTCTAACGAAGTCAAAAACCCATTCGATAAAATTTTGAGCGCCTTTAGGTCTTTTTTGGAGATTACGAGTACATAAGACTGCAATAATAAATACAATTATAGATGTAATCAATACCATCATAATAGTAGATAAGTTAAAATTGATATCTACTCCAAGAAAGTGCCAAGTTACAATGGGATGTTTATGATCCATTTTTCAATTTCACCTCTTTTCATATTGTACTACCATTATAATTAAACCGTTAGGCTTGTTTAATTATAGGACGAAACACAATAAATAAATACGAAATTAACAATCCTATAAGTATGCCAATAATATGTATATTCTCTCGGAACAATAACCAAATAACACAACATATTATCGCAACGAGGTATCTCCAACTATTACCTGTTGAGATATGACTTGTTGTTTTATTCAGAGACCGCCATAAGTAGTACTCAAATATACAAGTATTAATGATTGAGCCTATAGCACCCACAATTAAACCGAATACCAACGTACTTGGTTTGACATAATATAGAATTATAAGTCCGATTAAAATAACACTATAATATGTTAAAAACGGCTGAAACAAGCTACAAAAGCGATTCATGATAGAAACCTCTTTTCTGTGTCGCACACATTTGTGAAAACCGTTCCACACATACAACTTTCATGATAATATAGGGGCAAAAATGTGTCAATTATGCATTGAGAAGCTATGTGATTTGCTTACTCAATTGTCACAATTTAGACACATTTAACCCTTACTTTCTATTTCACCTTAAAAGGCTCTGGTTTATTTTGTGTTAATCCATAGTAATATTTGATATTTTCACAAATACGCTCTGACGCAAGGCCATCACCGTATGGATTTTGAGCGATGCTCATTCGCTCATATTCTGATTGATTCATGAGCAATTCTTTTGTATGTTGGTAAACATCTTCTTCTTCTGTACCTATTAATTTCAAAGTACCTGCTTCGACACCTTCTGGACGTTCTGTCGTATCTCTCAATACTAAAACAGGCTTCCCTAATGAAGGTGCTTCTTCTTGCACACCACCTGAATCTGTCAAGATAAGATGCGCTTGTGCTGCAAAATTATGGAAATCGATAACCTCAAGTGGTTCTATTAATTCAATACGTTCATGATTGTTCAAATATTGATAAGCGATTTCCCGTACTTTTGGGTTTTTATGCATTGGATACACAATGACTACATCATCGACTTCATCGACAATGCGACGTACAGCTTTAAAAATATGTTCCATCGGCTTTCCAATATTTTCACGTCGATGCGCTGTTAATAGAATAATTCGTTTATCTTTATGACGTTTAATAATGTCTGACTCGTAATCTTTATTAACTGTTGTACGCATTGCGTCAATAGCGGTATTACCCGTTACCACAACTGATTCTGTTGATTTATTTTCATTCAGTAAGTTTTGTTGCGCTTGAGTTGTCGGAGCAAAATGTAAGTCTGCCATGACTCCTGTCATTTGTCGATTGATTTCTTCAGGGAATGGTGAATATTTGTTCCATGTTCTTAAACCAGCTTCTACATGACCAATCCGAATCTCATTATAAAAAGCGGCCAAACTGCCAGCAAATGTTGTCGTTGTATCACCGTGAACTAAAATCATATCTGGCTGCGCTTCTTTAATGACATCTTCCAATCCCATTAAAACTCTAGAAGTTACTTCTGACAAAGTTTGACCTCTTTTCATAACATTAAGGTCATAATCAGGTTCGATGTTAAACGTTTCAAGGACTGAATCTAACATTTCACGATGTTGTGCAGTGACCACAACAATAGGTTCAAGTTGATCATCTTTTTTGAGTTGTAGTACAAGTGGCGCCATTTTTATCGCTTCAGGTCTTGTACCAAATATCGTCATAATCCTTTTCATTATCATTTAACTCCTTGTTTGAGAATTATTTTGTACCAAACAATCGATCTCCAGCATCACCAAGACCTGGAATGATATATGCATTTTCATCTAAACGCTCATCAAGTGCTGCAATGTAGATATCTACATCATCGTGTGCCTTTTGTAACTTTTCTACACCTTCTGGCGCGGCAATAAGACACATAAATCGAATATGGTTCGCGCCTCTTTTTTTCAATGAATTAATGGCTTCAATCGCAGACGATCCTGTTGCTAACATTGGGTCTACGACGATGATTTCACGCTCTTCAATATCTTGAGGTAACTTCACGAAATATTCAACCGCTTCAAGAGTCTTAGGGTCGCGATATAGTCCAACATGACCAATACGTGCTGCTGGTACTAAGTTTAATATTCCCGTCGTCATTCCTAAGCCTGCTCGTAAAATAGGAACAAATGCTAATTTTTTCCCTGATAGACGCTTAGCAATCGCTTTTGTTACAGGTGTTTCAATTTCTACATCTTGTAACTCTAAATTTCGTGTTACTTCATACGCCATTAACATACCGACTTCATCGACAAGCTCACGAAAAGCTTTAGTTCCAGTATTAACGTCACGAATGTAACTCAGTTTGTGTTGTATTAAGGGATGATCTAATACATGTACATTTCCCATGATAATGCCTCCGTTTGTACTAATTATGATATAAAGGGTACTTATCTGTTAAATTTCTAACGCGTATTTTAGCTTCTTCAATCACTTTTTCATCTTTGTGATTTTTAAGAACATCACTCATAATATGTGCAACCTCTTCAAACGCCTTTTCATCAAAGCCACGTGTTGTTGCAGCCGGTGTTCCTAAACGAATACCGCTAGTGACAAAAGGTTTTTCTTGATCGAACGGAATTGTATTTTTATTACATGTGATACCGACTTCATCTAGAGTTTCTTCTGCAACTTTGCCTGTAATACCTACTGAGTTTTTAACATCTACAGCTACAAGATGATTATCCGTTCCACCTGAAACAATGCGGAAGCCATTTTTTTGTAACGTTTCTGCTAATACTTTGGCATTTTTGATAACTTGTTGCTGATATGTTTTAAATTCTGGTTCTAAGGCCTCACCGAATGCAACTGCTTTACCCGCAATAACATGCTCTAAAGGTCCGCCTTGAATGCCAGGGAAAATGGTTTTATCAATGTCTTTTTGATATTCAGATTTACATAAAATCATACCACCGCGCGGGCCACGTAACGTTTTGTGCGTTGTCGTCGTTACAAAATCAGCATACTCTACTGGGTTTTGGTGTAATCCAGCTGCTACAAGTCCAGCAATATGCGCCATATCAACCATTAGTTTCGCGCCAACTTCATCTGCAATCTCTTTAAACTTTTTAAAGTCAATTTCTCTAGAATACGCAGAAGCACCAGCAACAATTAACTTAGGTTGGTGTTCTTTTGCAAGCTTTCTGATTTCATCATAGTCAATACGCTCTTCTTCTTTAGTAACACCATATTCGACAAAGTTGTAGAATTTACCACTAAAGTTGACTGGTGAACCATGTGTCAAATGCCCTCCATGACTTAAGTTCATCCCAAGGACCGTATCACCATGCTCAAGCGCAACTAAATAAACTGCCATATTTGCTTGAGAGCCAGAGTGCGGCTGTACATTAACATGTTCTGCATTAAAGATTTCTTTTGCTCGTTCAATCGCTAACGTTTCAGTTTGATCTACAAATTGGCACCCACCATAATAACGACGCCCAGGATAACCTTCTGCATACTTATTTGTCATGACTGAACCTTGTGCTTCCATTACCGCTTCAGATACAAAGTTTTCTGATGCAATCAATTCGATGTTGTTGTTTTGACGTTTAAATTCACTTTGAATCGCTTCAAAAACAGCTTTATCCTTTTTTTCAATATAAGACATAGACTTTTCCCTCTTTTCCTTTAAAGTTAATATTTCGCACGTTCTCCGCCAATTTTCTTAGGACGTGTTGTTGCCACAGTTACATTTGCTTCTCCGATGTGCTTAACTGAAGTACGTACAGGTACAGCGACATGCTTCAAGTGCATACCTATTAAGGTTTGACCGATGTCAATGCCTTTTTGAGCTTTAATATATTCAATCACTATTGGATCTTGCATATGTTGAAATGCATAGGTCGACAATGATCCTCCAGCATGAACATCAGGCACAACCGATACTTCCTCCATGCAATATGGATCAAAGTCCTTACGTTCGATCGTAATTGCACGATTGATATGCTCACAACCTTGAAAAGCGAAGCGAACACCCGTCTCCTCTTGAACTTGAACAAGTGCTTCAAATATCTCTCTAGCGGTTTCGAGTGATCCTTCAGTACCAATACGATGGCCATTAATTTCTGATGTTGAACAGCCTATGACACAAACTTCTCCTTGCTGAAAAAATGATTGAGATTTAAGTTCATTTAATAACGCTTTCAAACCTTTCATTTAACCCCTCCTCACGAGCATGCACCACAATATCACACTGACATTTTAACGATGTGCCGAAGACAATCATAACGCGCTTAGACGAAACACCAGATTAAATCAAAATCACGCTATGATTCGTTTTTAAGCTTAAAGATTTAAGCTTATTCAATTTGTAAAATGCGCTGAAACTCTATTAAAGAACTCAAAACATGCTAGATGATTTCATTATAACGCATTTTTTTCTTCACATATACTGATTACTGTATTTATACTTCAGGAATTTGATCTTTTAACTTTAAGACTAAATCTTTAAGTTGCTTAAATGTTTCTTCGTACACAGCTATGCTTCCACCAAATGGGTCTTTAACATACCCGTTTGAACCAACAAAACTTGTTAAAGTTTGAACATTCACGTCATTTCCATAAATAGAACGAATCAAATGCGTATGATCAGGCGTCATTGTTAATATGATATCCGCATTGACATCCTTCTCCGTCAAGGGTTCTGAATGTTCTTTTTGAGGATAGCCATTTTGACGAAGCAAGCGTTGTGTATTTTGTGCTAGCGGTTGTTGCTGATGTGCCATAATGCCACGAGACGCTATATCGTGCTCTGGCATTACACTTTTAGCAATTCCTTCTGCCATTGGGCTTCGACACGTATTACCCGTACATACAAAAATAATCCTCACAATAACTCATCCTTTACAAATTGATGGTTTGTTGCTTTGATCATGCGATTGACCAGTGCTTCAGCTTCATTTGACTCCAGATACCCATAAATATACGCCATATTAATACTTGGAAGTTGATCTAATCGATGTAAAGCATCGTATAGGTTATGATTCGCAGTTGTAATATCATCCGTTGTTTCACTCAAAATGATAGTAGGACTCTCTTTAGGGAGAAAGTGTTCCAAACTTTTCGGAATAATAAATGCGACATTCGACCAGTCTTCATGTGCCCCTAGATAGATGGGACCATTGATTTGCTGAATCATTTTAAGGGGTGTGTCCGGTGCGTAATGCTTGTACTTCATTCCTGGTGCAATGGGTTTATCAGTAAACGTTATCTCATTTTCGTCAATAGAGTCTGGCAATATTTCATTTAACATTGTACGCGTAATAGTACCGGGTCTTGCTATTTTAAATGGATAAGATGTACAGTCTAATACAGTACTCTCGAGGCCTGCCTCACTTTGAGACGATTGTATAATGCCATCTACTCGACCATTCAAATCTTGATATACGTGATCAAATGTTGTCGGGGATGGTCGACCACTTAAATTGGCACTTGGCGCCGCAATAGGTTTATTCAATACTTTAAGTAATGTCCGAGCAACTGGATGGCTTGGCATTCTGACAGCAATTGTATCCAGTCCGCCCGTTACACTATCACATAAATATCCTTTTTTTAAAGGGAGGATAAACGTAATAGGTCCTGGCCAAAATGCTTCCATTAACTTAATTGTTGATTCTGTCATTTCCGCTACGAATGCATCTAGCTGTTCAGTTTCATATATATGAACGATGAGCGGGTTGTCAGATGGTCGACCTTTAGCTTTATAAATATTTTGAACTGCCTGATCATCACAGGCGTTAGCACCAAGACCATATACTGTTTCTGTAGGTAGTACCACGAGCCCCCCTTTCTCATAGGTAGAGATAATCTCATCGAGTTTTGGATATGATTCAAAATGTGTATGATAATCACGTACATCCCATATTTTTGTACTTTTCACAAAGTGACACCTCTTTTCAGTTAATATTTTACTTCAAATTAAAAAGTTATGCACAGCTCAAACCGTACATAACTTTATCCATTTTATTCATGAGTCCAAATAAAACTGAGTATGCGTTCATTTCCATTAATATCACGATGCACCTCTGGAAATAAATGAGGATAATACGTTAAAAGTTTTTCTTTTAACTGTTTTCCTTGTTGATAACCTATTTCCATAACAACAGGTGCTCCATCATTTAACACTTTTGGAATATCTTGGAATAATTGTTCGTATAGTGCATAACCACCCTGATCTGCAAACAACGCGACATGTGGTTCATATTGAATGACACTTTGATCCATTGCTTTCAGTTCATCGTACCCAATATAAGGCGGGTTAGAAATCAGTCCATCCAAATATATGTTCTGATTAATAAAGGGCTTCAAGCCATCACCTAACAAAAAGTGAATATTTGATTGGTGTGTTGTAGCATTATCTCTAGCCATATTCAGCGCTTCATTTGAAATATCAGAAGCATACACCTTGAGCTGTGGTCGCTCATTTTTAACAGTAATGGCGATTACACCCGTTCCTGTTCCTATATCCGCTATCTTCCCATTGCTTGGAATTAAATTTAGAAACCGCTCGACAACTTCTTCTGTTTCTGGTCTTGGGATAAGAACATGTTCATTCACTTTAAATGATTTACCCCAAAATGTCGCTTTCCCAACAATATATTGAACAGGCACATGATTTTTTAATGCCATTAATCCTTCATCTAAATAGCATAAAATCTCTTTAGGAATAAACTGATTTTGATTCAAAATCAAGTCCATTCGATTCCACCCTAATATGTCCATAACCAACCATTCAACACTTTGGATGTCTTGTGTATACTCTGATAATTGTACTCGAGCATCACGTATCCATTCGTTATAGTTCACCATTGTTGAGTTCTTTCAATTTTTCAGTTTGCTCATGCATTGTCAGTGCATCAATCACTTCATCTAGTTTTCCTTCAATAATTTGGTCTAACTTTTGAAGCGTTAAACCGATACGGTGATCTGTCACTCGACTTTGAGGATAGTTATATGTTCGAATACGTTCTGAACGATCACCTGATCCAACAGCTGACTTACGTTGTGCAGCATACTTTTGTTGTTCTTCTTGAACTTTCATATCATATAAACGTGCTTTTAAGACTTTCATCGCCTTTTCACGGTTTTGTATTTGAGATTTTTCAGAAGATGTTGCAATAACACCTGTCGGTAAATGAGTAATACGAACAGCTGAGTCTGTTGTATTGACGTGTTGTCCACCTGCTCCACTTGAGCGATACGTATCAATTTTTAAATCTTCGTTACGAATTTCAATTTCAACATCTTCAACTTCCGGTAATACTGCAACTGTAGCTGTTGAAGTGTGAATACGCCCTCCTGATTCAGTTTCAGGTACACGTTGAACACGATGCGCACCATTTTCAAATTTTAATTTACTATATGCCCCATCACCTGAAACTGAGAAGCTGATTTCTTTATAACCACCATGATCACTTTCAGTTACTTCAACAATTTCAGTTTTAAAATGATGTGATTCTGCAAACTTTGAATACATTCGGAATAAATCACCCGCAAAAATAGCCGCTTCATCCCCACCTGCTGCTGCGCGAATCTCAACAATAACATCTTTTTCATCATTAGGGTCTTTCGGAATCAGCAAGACTTTTAATTGTTCTTCAAGTTCGGGTATTTGTGCTTTGAGTGCACTTGATTCTTCTTTAAGCATTTCAATTTCATCACTATCTTTTGTTTCACTTAACATCAGTTCGATTTCTTCTGTGTCTTCTTTAACTTGTTTGTAATGACGGTAGACATCGACAGTCTTTTGTAACTCTGCTTGTTCTTTTGAATACTTTCTCAATTTATCTGTGTCACTGACGACATCAGGATCACTTAATAATTCATTTAACTGTTCATATCTTTCTTCTACGATATCTAATTGATCAAACATTAATTTAAGTCCTCCTCTTCTGTTTCAGATGGTGCTACAACGTGATGTGCACGGCATCTTGGCTCATAGCTTTCATTTGCCCCTACTAAAATGGTAGGATCATTCAATTTTGCTGGTTTTCCATCAATTAAACGTTGCGTTCGACTTGATGAAGCCCCGCACACTGCACAAACTGCTTGAAGCTTTGTAATGTGCTCACTCACAGCAAGCATCTCCGGAACTGGGTGAAACGGTTCGCCTCTGAAATCCATATCCAAGCCTGCCGTAATCACACGATACCCCTTTTCTGCTAATTGTTCCGCAATATGTACAATATCTTTATCAAAAAATTGAATTTCATCAATCCCAATAATGTCTACACCTTTCAAGTCATAATCAAATATTTCGCTTGCAGACATAATCGTTATCGCTTCAATGGCATTACCATTATGAGATACAACTTTTTCTTTTTGATATCTATCATCAATAGTCGGCTTAAACACAACTACTTTTTGTTTAGCATATATACCTCTACGCAGTCGTCGAATCAATTCTTCAGACTTTCCGCTAAACATACTTCCAGTGATACATTCTATCCAACCTGAATGGTACGCTTCATACATAATTATTTCCACCTTTTTCTTTCAAAACAAAATCAATTCATTATATCATATTTTTAAGTACGTTATAGTGATTCAAATAAAAAGGATTGTGCTTTTTAAAATCAAAAATGATATTGTTTTAACAAAAAAAGCACCCCCAAATGAATGGGAATGCTTGAATCGTCATTAGTTGTTTGATTTGAGACCAAACTTTTTGTTGAAACGTTCCACACGTCCGTCTGCTGCTGCGAACTTTTGACGACCAGTGTAGAATGGGTGTGAATCAGAAGAGATATCTAAACGAATAACTGGGTACTCGTTACCATCTTCCCACTCCATAGTTTCACTTGTTTGTTTTGTAGAACCGCTTAAGAATTTGTAGTTAGTCGTTGTATCTAAAAAGATGACTTTGCGGTATTCAGGATGGATTCCTTGTTTCATTATTTTCAGCTCCTTTGCCCTGAACCATCTGGAACAGAGTTATTTGTGAGTACTTACCCAATACTTAAACATTATATATGGTGAAAAGTTAAAAAGCAACCCTACTTTAGGAATTGTTCAAATTTAAATAATAGGTTTCCCTGTCTTTGTGCTGTCAATAGCACGTTTTTGCAGCTCTGCAAAAAATGCTTCATTCGTTTTAGTCCGTTTGATTGCACGTATAAAACGTTCGGCAAAGTCCGGTGAGTTTGAAAGCATATTGCGTAATTGCCATAAGCTATCCAATTCTTGTTTAGAAATCAACATTTCCTCTTTACGTGTAGAGCTACGATTGATATCAATAGCTGGGAAAATACGTCTTTCTGACAAACGACGATCTAAATGTAACTCCATATTCCCAGTTCCTTTGAATTCCTCATAAATCATGTCATCCATTCTAGAACCAGTATCTACCAATGCTGTGGCTAATATTGTTAGACTGCCACCCGCTTCAATATTACGTGCTGCACCAAAGAAGCGTTTAGGACCGTGTAACGAAGCAGGGTCTAACCCTCCTGATAAAGTTCGACCACTTGGGGGAATGACTAAATTGTACGCTCTCGCTAATCGTGTAATTGAATCCATTAAAATAATAACGTCTTCTCCTATTTCGACTAAACGTTTCGCACGCTCTAATAAAAGTTCTGATACTTTAACATGATGTTTAGGATGTTCGTCAAATGTTGAGTGTACAACTTCTGCCTCTTCAACTGAACGTTCCAAATCAGTTACTTCTTCAGGTCTTTCTCCAACTAATAATATAAATAGTTTAGCCTCTGGTTTATTTTTTACAATTGCATTTGCGATTTCTTTAAGTAAAGTGGTCTTTCCTGCTTTAGGTGGCGCAACGATCAATCCACGTTGACCTAGGCCGATTGGGGTAATTAAGTCCATCACTCGTGTTGAGTATTGATGAGGTTCAGTTTCAAGCTTAATACGTTCATCTGGATATAATGGCGTTAATGCTTGAAAGTGCGGTCGCTTTTTGACTTCTTCTGCATTGTGATCATTCACAAAGTCGACTTGCAGTAATCCATAATATTTTTCATTTTCTTTCGGCTTTCGGACTTTTCCTGTTACTTTATCTCCGAGCTTGATTTCAAATCGTCTAATTTGGCTTGCTGATATATAAATATCCTTTTCACCTTTTGAGAAATTGACAGTTCGCAAAAAGCCGTATCCGTCTTGTTGAATATCGTCTAAGATACCTTCCATATAGTAATTGCCATCTTTTTCCATTTGAGCTTCCATAATGGCAAGAACCAGTTCCTTCTTATTCAATTTACTGTAGTTGATGACTTTTAAATCTTTAGCTTTTTGTGTCAAAGCTTTTGTGGTATAATTTTTATACAGTTCATGAAAGGACTCATACTGGGGTGAGGTTCTCTCTCGTGTAGTCATATTTAAACACTCATTTCGTATTATTTTCTATAATCATAAAGCATCTAGCAATACGATATCAAGAATACTATAGCAAAATTTAACATTAAAGACAAAACTTGTATTGAAGAATTAAAATTCAATATCCTTCTTTATTCGGTTATCATTTCACCTCAATATACATAAATAGAATTCCAAATTAAAAATGATATAAATCGTATGAAATGGTTCGAAATATTGCCTAAACTAATTTTAACAGCGGCGTTTTTAATAAATGAATTGGGTAACTGGCTTTAATTTCTGATTTACATCATTTCTAAAACCAGCTACCCAAAATGATATTAAACAATTTATTCAATCGTTAATTTAAAACTATTGGTAGTATCCAGCGATAGATTTAACTTCTAAAAATTCTTCGATACCATAGTCGCCCCATTCTCTACCTAATCCAGATTGTTTATAACCACCAAATGGCAAATCAGGTGCGCGACCTGCTTCATTAATTTCAACCGTACCCGCTTCAATAGAACGTGCGACATGTGTTAATGTGTCTTTATCCTTACCGTATACATATCCAGCGAGTCCATATTTTGTATCGTTTGCAATTTCAATAGCTTCATCAAGATCTTTATAGGTGATGACAGACATCACAGGGCCAAAAATTTCTTCTTGTGCAATTGTCATTTTATTATGGACATTTGCAAAAATAGTCGGTTGTGCAAAGTATCCTTTTTCGAGTCCTTTTGGCTTACCGAGACCACCATAATATAATTCAGCACCTTC from Staphylococcus felis harbors:
- a CDS encoding thymidine kinase; the protein is MYEAYHSGWIECITGSMFSGKSEELIRRLRRGIYAKQKVVVFKPTIDDRYQKEKVVSHNGNAIEAITIMSASEIFDYDLKGVDIIGIDEIQFFDKDIVHIAEQLAEKGYRVITAGLDMDFRGEPFHPVPEMLAVSEHITKLQAVCAVCGASSSRTQRLIDGKPAKLNDPTILVGANESYEPRCRAHHVVAPSETEEEDLN
- a CDS encoding L-threonylcarbamoyladenylate synthase, which produces MKSTKIWDVRDYHTHFESYPKLDEIISTYEKGGLVVLPTETVYGLGANACDDQAVQNIYKAKGRPSDNPLIVHIYETEQLDAFVAEMTESTIKLMEAFWPGPITFILPLKKGYLCDSVTGGLDTIAVRMPSHPVARTLLKVLNKPIAAPSANLSGRPSPTTFDHVYQDLNGRVDGIIQSSQSEAGLESTVLDCTSYPFKIARPGTITRTMLNEILPDSIDENEITFTDKPIAPGMKYKHYAPDTPLKMIQQINGPIYLGAHEDWSNVAFIIPKSLEHFLPKESPTIILSETTDDITTANHNLYDALHRLDQLPSINMAYIYGYLESNEAEALVNRMIKATNHQFVKDELL
- the prmC gene encoding peptide chain release factor N(5)-glutamine methyltransferase, coding for MVNYNEWIRDARVQLSEYTQDIQSVEWLVMDILGWNRMDLILNQNQFIPKEILCYLDEGLMALKNHVPVQYIVGKATFWGKSFKVNEHVLIPRPETEEVVERFLNLIPSNGKIADIGTGTGVIAITVKNERPQLKVYASDISNEALNMARDNATTHQSNIHFLLGDGLKPFINQNIYLDGLISNPPYIGYDELKAMDQSVIQYEPHVALFADQGGYALYEQLFQDIPKVLNDGAPVVMEIGYQQGKQLKEKLLTYYPHLFPEVHRDINGNERILSFIWTHE
- a CDS encoding type B 50S ribosomal protein L31, with amino-acid sequence MKQGIHPEYRKVIFLDTTTNYKFLSGSTKQTSETMEWEDGNEYPVIRLDISSDSHPFYTGRQKFAAADGRVERFNKKFGLKSNN
- a CDS encoding TIGR01440 family protein gives rise to the protein MKGLKALLNELKSQSFFQQGEVCVIGCSTSEINGHRIGTEGSLETAREIFEALVQVQEETGVRFAFQGCEHINRAITIERKDFDPYCMEEVSVVPDVHAGGSLSTYAFQHMQDPIVIEYIKAQKGIDIGQTLIGMHLKHVAVPVRTSVKHIGEANVTVATTRPKKIGGERAKY
- a CDS encoding low molecular weight protein arginine phosphatase yields the protein MRIIFVCTGNTCRSPMAEGIAKSVMPEHDIASRGIMAHQQQPLAQNTQRLLRQNGYPQKEHSEPLTEKDVNADIILTMTPDHTHLIRSIYGNDVNVQTLTSFVGSNGYVKDPFGGSIAVYEETFKQLKDLVLKLKDQIPEV
- the prfA gene encoding peptide chain release factor 1, with translation MFDQLDIVEERYEQLNELLSDPDVVSDTDKLRKYSKEQAELQKTVDVYRHYKQVKEDTEEIELMLSETKDSDEIEMLKEESSALKAQIPELEEQLKVLLIPKDPNDEKDVIVEIRAAAGGDEAAIFAGDLFRMYSKFAESHHFKTEIVEVTESDHGGYKEISFSVSGDGAYSKLKFENGAHRVQRVPETESGGRIHTSTATVAVLPEVEDVEIEIRNEDLKIDTYRSSGAGGQHVNTTDSAVRITHLPTGVIATSSEKSQIQNREKAMKVLKARLYDMKVQEEQQKYAAQRKSAVGSGDRSERIRTYNYPQSRVTDHRIGLTLQKLDQIIEGKLDEVIDALTMHEQTEKLKELNNGEL